The genomic region AGGATCCTTCGCGGATGTAGACGCGCATTCCGGCGTTCAACTTCTCGAGCGCCTCGGCCTCGGTCACGCTCTCGTGGTCGGTGTCGAGATACTGAGCCACTGACTGCAACTCGGAGCCGGTCACGCGGGGGGCGTGCCCGTCGACCGTGAGCCCGCGCTCGCGGGCAGCCTCGATCTTGTCGTGGATCGCCTCCTCGCCCGCGAGAACGCCTGGAACGTTCATGACCTCGCCGAGTGCGATCACCTGCTCGTCGCCGAGCAGGTCCTCGACGGCCGCAGCGTCGAGCGTTGCGCCGCCGTCCTGTAGGTGTGAAGCCGGGACCGAAGAGGGAGCAGTGAACCGAATCTTTAGCGGCGTGTGTGCGGCGTCTTTGATCATCCCACGGACGCCGGCCAGTCCACAGACGTTTGCGATCTCGTGGGGGTCTGCAACGACACTGGTGACGCCGCGGTCCAGCACGGCGTTACCGTAGTGGGCCGCAGTCACCATCGACGACTCGATGTGCATGTGCGCATCGATGAGCCCCGGAGCGATGTACTCGGCTTCAATCTCGCGGTTCGCTGGCCGATCGGCGAGAGCGACGATCTCCCCGTCGTCGACGGCGACCGTCGTCTCCCGCAGCGTGCCGTTGAGAACGTCGACTAGTGTCCCACTGATCGTCAGATCGACGGTGTCAGTGCGGGTCATCGCGATCGATCCCCACGGGCAGTGGTTCGCTGCTGTGTCCATCCCAGCCGACTCCCGATCGTCGATTGAACATCCTGCAGTTTCGATGGTAAAGGAAAACGCACGTTTTCGTTTGTACGATACAGCTCGTTACACATATAGATATGGGGCAGGAATTCGGATTACTACCGTAAAAGTCAATTGGGCCGCATCGGGGATCGATTACGGTGTCAGTTTCTGTGCGTTCTTGCGTGCTTCTTGGAAATTCCGCGCTCCATCTCCGATCGCTCGGCCTGACTGCGATACCATCTCACACCGAACAGCTTCTCGCGAGTTGGTAGATGTAGCACTAACAATAGGTGGTTGTGGATAGTTCCAAATTATCTCCCAAACTGGGCGGTCCTTATTATTATCTGTACGACTGATTGTGAACTGTGGCGAATACTGACTGTAAGATTGGTTTTATTGGTGTTAGTTCGTTATGTGGTGTCGTATGTCGAAGAGAAGTGACGACTCACGCAGAACAGTGTCGAGACGACAGTTGCTGGCGAGCACCGGGGTTACTGGGCTCGGAATGGCTGCCGGCTGTCTCAGCGAGGATAGCAGCAGCGACGCCGGACTCTCTGCCGCCTGGATCTACTTCGCCGAGGCGGACGATCAGGGCTGGACGTCGTCGCACGACGCAGGTCGGCAGGCGACCGCAGACGAACTGAACGACTTCGAGGGCGATTACGTCGAGAGCGTCGACGCCTCCGATGTCGAACAGACGGCCAGCCAGTTCGCCGAAGACGGCTTCGATGTCGTGTTCGGTCTGAGTGCGAGTTTCACCGATCCGATGGCTGCCGCCTCGGAGGAGTATCCCGATACCGCCTTCGAGGTGGCTTCAGGAATTGATACCGGCGAGAATTACGGTGCGTTCCACGAAAAACTGTACCACGCACGATACTTGGTCGGCTATGCGGCGGGCATGCTCACCGAGAACGACAACATCGGCTACGTCGCGGCCAATCCGGTGTCGACGGTTTACCAGGAAATCAACGGCTTCGCTTCCGGTGTCGCCGACGCCAACGGCGATGCGACGGTGTACGTTCGGTGGACGAACAGCTGGTACGACCCGGCGACGGAAGGCGAAAACGCCCAGGCGCTCATCGACGACGAGGATGTCGATGTCATGGCCCAGCACCAGGACTCACCATCCGTTCTCGAGACGGCAGCGGAAAACGATATCTGGGCATCAGGATACGCGGAGTCCGCGCCGGACGCTGCGGGCGACAACTACCTGATGACCCCCGTCTTCAACTGGGAAGTCGTCTACATGCAGATCATCGAACAGGTCCGTGCCGGCGAGTGGGAGGCCGGATATACGTTCCCGGGAATCGCGGACGGGGCCGTCGATATCAGCGATCCGGGACCGGAAGTGCCCGACGAGGTCGTCGAGGAAGTCACGAGCATCAAAGAGGACATGGAGTCGGGCGACGCCGACGAAATCGTCTGGAGCGACACGCCGTACGAAGACTGGTCCGAAGAGGAAGTCCTGTTCGACTCGAGTTCCTTCGAGATGGACAATATCGACGGGCAGGAACTGTAGCGGCGGGAGAGACGGGATTTTTACTACGATCGGTAGCCGTCAGTACCAGCGCGACCACGGCGTCCTGCGGACGAGTCGGAAACCCGGTACAACAGACCGTCCAACACGGCCGACAGAGTCGATAGGGGTTAGTCCTGTTCGCGGCTGTAGGCGTCGACCAGCGCCGAGGGCCCGCCCAGTTCATTGAGATTGCCCTGTCGCATGACGTACCAGAGGACGACGACCGTCATAATGTAGGGATAGGTATTCATCACTTGCGGGTTGAGCAGGAAGTCGACCGCCGACTCGACCGCGGCGATATCGATCCCCGAAAGCACCGCGTCACGGACCGCACCCGACCGGAAGGAGAGGGCATCGATGGCGGCGAAGAGGTACGCTCCGACGAGAAGCCGCCAGATGTGCCACTGCGCGAAGATGACCAGCGCGACGGCGATCCAGCCCCGGCCGGCGGTCATCTCGACGCCCCAGAAGTTGGTGAACGCGAGCGAGAGTTGTGCGCCGGCCCCACCTGCCAGTGCGCCGCCGAGCAAAACACAGGCGTACTGGATGCGGAAGACGGGCACGCCGGCTGTGTCAGCCGTCTCGGGATCCTCGCCGACCGCGGTGATCTCCGAGCCGACGTTCGTCCGAAAGAGGAGATACCAGATCACAGGAACGAGACTCAGGCTGAGGTAATCCAGCGCCGTCACGCTGAAAAACGCCTGCCCAACGACGGGGATATCCGACAGCAGCGGCAGGGGGATCTGGTCGAAGCCGTCGACGTTTCTGCCGACCCACGCCCGTCCGAAGTACGTCGTTACTCCCGTCCCTAACAGCGTGAGCATGATCCCGCTGATCACCTGATCTGCCTTGAGCGAGATACAGAGCACCGCGTGCAAAAGTGCCAGCGCAGCTCCGGCGACCATCCCGATGGCGAATCCGAGCCAGAGACTCCCGGTGGAGATCGCCCCGGCAAAGCCGGCGAGTGCCCCGGCTAGCATCATCCCTTCGACACCGAGATTGAGCACGCCGCTACGTTCGGCGATGACCTCGCCCATCGCCGCCAGTAACAGGGGGGTTGCAAGCCGGACGGTCGATTCGAGGGTGCCGGCGATGATACTCATGCTGATCCCTCCACACTCGGCTCAGATCCGGAATCCGGCTTACTACCGAAGGTCACCGCTAATCGGTAGTCCGTGATGAACTCCGCGGTCAGAAGAAACAGGATCGTCAGCGCGACGATCACGTCGACCAGTGCGTTCGGCACGTCCATCGTGATTGCGACCGTCGTTCCACCAGCGGTCAGGACCCCGAAAAACAGTGCGGCGAGAAGCACCCGGAAGACGCCGTTACGGCCCAGCAGGGCGACTGCAACCGCTGTGAATCCGTATCCGGGTGAAAAGCTCTCGAAGAGACGACCGTGGACGCCCGCGATCTCGATGATACCAGCTAACCCCGCGAGAAAGCCGCCGATAAGGAAGACGAGGATGTAGATCTTGTAGCTGCTGATCCCCGCCTGTTTCGCCGCGGCCGGATTCGAGCCGATAAACGTGATCTCGTACCCGAGCCTCGTTCGGGTCAGAAGCAGCGTCCCGAGCACCGCCGCGATCGCCAGGATGCCGACACCGACGTGAAGCCGGGGATGGAGGACGGTCGGTAACTCCGCGGCGTCGGGGAGGCGATCGGTCGCTGTCTGCCCGCCGCGGCCCTGAAGCGGTCCGCGAAGCAGGTAGCCAGTAAACGTCGTCGCAGCGAAGGTGAGCATCAACGAGGAGATGATCTCGTTGACGTCGTGTTCGGCCCGGAGATACCCGGGGATCGCCCCGTACAGCGCGGCGGCGAGTCCGGACGCAAGCATCATTAACACCAGTAGGACGTAGCTCGGAACGCCGTAGTTCAGACCGATATACGTTCCGACGATCGCACCGACATACAACTGTCCTTCCGCTCCGATATTCCAGAGGCCGGCCTTCAGCGGAATGTAGACGGCTAATCCGGCGAGAAATAGCGGCGTCGCCGTCGTGAGGATATCGGCGATGCCGCCGAGATCCAGCAGGCTGTCGAGGAAAATTTGCTCGTAGACGAGAATCGGGTTGGCCCCGATCCACAGAAGCGGGATTGCGGCGACGAACAGCGCCGCGAGAATCGTCAGCACGGGAGCCCCGTAGTCGAGCCACCGCGGAGTCGATTCTCGGCTTTCGACTTCGATAGCGGGCGTCATTTGAGCCCCTCGGTTCGCTGTGTTCGCTCGGTTCCGTCCGGTTTGGCTCCGGTCGACATGTACATGCCGAGTTCCCACTTGTCGGTCTCCTCTGGTGTCGTCTCGAAGACGAACTGGCCGTCGTACATCACGAGAATTCGATCGCTCATATCGAGCAGTTCGTCCAGATCCTCGGAGATCAGTACCACGCCCGTTCCGTCCGTCCGCTGTTCGAGCATGAGTTCTCGGATCCGCTCGATCGCACCGACGTCGACCCCTCGAGTCGGCTGGTTCGCGACGAGTAGATCGGGTTTACGATGCATCTCACGCGCGAGAATAAGTTTCTGGAGGTTGCCGCCGGACAGGTCCCCGGCAGCGGTCTCCCGAACGTTCTCGACGCCCCGGACGTCGAACTCCTCGACCAGTTGATTGGCGTACGTCTCCATCTCATCGTAATCGAGCAAGGCGCTATCGCCCGACAGTTCGCCGTTTCGATACACCTTACTGCCGGCGTTGTGCATCACGCTCAATTGCTCCGCACAGCCGTGTTTGTATCGGTCTCCGGGAACGAACGACACGCCGGCGTCGATGAACGCCCGCGGGGATTGGCCGGTCAGATCCGTGCCGTTGACGCTTATCCGCCCGGTCTGAACCGATCGATCGCCGATCAGACACTCGGCCAACTCCCGTTGGCCGTTGCCGCTGACGCCCGCGATTCCGACGACCTCGCCCTCGCGGACGGTGAGGTCGACGCCCGAAAGGACCGAGACGCCGCGGTCGTCACGCGCGCGGAGTCCCTCCGCCTCGAGAACCGGCTCACCGACAGCCACCGGTTCCGTATCGAGTCGAAAGAGCACCTCGCGTCCGACCATCTTTTCAGCCAGGTCGCGCTGGCTGACGGTGTCGGCGTCGATCGTCTCGATTTTCTCGCCGTCGCGCAGGACAGTGACGCGGTCGGCCATCTCTTCGACTTCCCAGAGTTTGTGCGTGATGAAAATGACTGTGAGCCCTTCCGAAACGAGCGTGTCGATGGTCTCGAACAGTTGTTCGGCCTCGTTGGGCGTTAGGACGGCGGTTGGTTCGTCGAGGATCAGGAGATCGATGTCTCGGTACAGCGCTTTGAGAATCTCGACGCGCTGGCGTTCGCCGATATCGAGTTCCCAGACGTTCGCGTCCGGATCGACAGTCAGCCCGTACTCCGCGGCGAGTTCTTCGACCCGTTCGCGCGGCCCGTCCCGTTCTCGCCCGAATAGCCGCTTGATCGGTGACAACACACCGCCGGTTGACTTGGTCTCACGTTCGCCCAGAACGATGTTCTCCAGGACGGTCATCCGGGCAACGAGCATGAAGTGCTGGTGGACCATGCCGATGCCGGCGTCGATCGCATCGTTCGGGGAATCGAAGCTGCGGGGCGTTCCCTCGAACGTGATCGTACCACTCGTCGGACTGTACAGTCCGTAGAGGATATTCATCAGCGTGCTCTTGCCGGCCCCGTTTTCGCCCAGTAACCCGTGAACTTCGCCACGCCGTACTGAGAGATCGATCCCGTCGTTGGCGACGATGTCACCGAACTCCTTGGTCACGCCCTCGAGTTCGAGTATCGTTTGTTCTTCACTCATAGTTGAATCATGTCGTATTGGTCTCTCGCGTCGATTTAGCACTCGTTCCCCAGTCGGATTCCCCGCTGTTCGCCCGGAGAAATCGCTGCGATGGCCTCTCCGGACATATTCCATTGAAACGTTGAATCGTAACCGCCTGAACGGGAGTCAGACCCCTCCTACGCCGTGTGCGAGTCGAACGGCGAAAAGCCGGGGAAACTGGGGCTGGGGAACTCATCTCACGTCGATATTCCAAACATTTGCATTTATATATTCCTGTCTGGGCAGATATCGCACGATAGAGAGGCAACAGTTTGGGAAATATATCTTTAACGTAGAAAAGCGAAAACGATACATTAGATATGGCGAGTACCGCTCGAAACGGACAGACAGACAATGCTTCTCACAGAAGAACCGTCCGGCGAAACGGCCGACGGCACGTGATCATTATTGCAGCTCTTTCTCACCGGGTGAAGAGGACGGTACATTTCCGGGCATGAAAGCCTCGACTTCGTCGCCGTGGTGAAAAGAACCGCCACAACCGCGACGAGACTGCCCGTTAGCTTCCCCGGTAGGTCGTGTACCCTCCCGGCGAGAGGAGCAGCGGGACGTGGTAGTGTTCGTCCGGTTCAGCGATCACGAAGCGCACGGGAACCGTGTCGAGAAACGATGACTCGTCGTCGACCGATCGGTAGTACTCGCCGACGTCGAACAACAGTTGGTACGTGCCTGCCTCCATCTCTTCGGAGGTGAGCAGGGGCTCGGTTAGCCGTCCGTCGTCGTTGGTGACACCCTGTGCGAGTTGTTCGGCCTCGCTCGATTCATCCAGCCGCTGAAGCGTAACCTCGACGCCGGGAGCGGGCCCTTCTCGACCCGTATCCAGAACGTGTGTCGTCAGTTCGGCGCTCATTCCGACATCTCTTCGAGGTCGCTGTGATCCATCGAAAACTGCTGGAATCCGGTCGGTCGCGGAGGCTCTTTCAGCACTTTCGCGTCCCCGTCGAGATCGCGCTCCTGGATCCAGGTGCGGTTGTTCGCCTCGAAGCTGACGGATTCGAGCTGCGGGAACCGTTCGAGTACTCGCAGCCCGATCTGGTAGATCAGATCCTGGATCGAGTTGGAGTCGACCTCGTGGAAGACGACCTGAGCGATATCGCGGACCTGCTCGGCGGGAACGTATCGCTCCGGATCCGTTCCCAGTGCGTCCGCCGACTCCGCGTACGTCCAGAAGATGTCGAGGGTGATGTGCAGTGCTCGGTCCTCCCGTTCCGGCAGCGTCGTGTACTCGTCTTGGACGTAGTCGGTGAACGAACTCCCCTTGACCTTGACCAGTTCGATGTCGGTTACGCCGCTGATGTGGTCCGCGATAACCGGACCGTCCTCGCTCCGTTCGAGATAGATCTCCCCGAAGCCCGATTCGTTGTGAGACTGGCGAAAGACGAGGCCGCTATCCTCAAAGCCGTCCTCGCTGGGAACGTCCCGCTCCTCGAACGGAATCTCGTCGGCGGACAGCTGGATCGACTCCATCTGTGAGTAGGTGTCCAGAAACTGCGAGCCGACGAACTCGAGAAAGCCCTCGATGGTGGCTCCCTCGTACTCGCCGGCCTGATGGAGGACGAAATTCTTCATCGAGTCCGTCGCGACCACCGTGCTGTTGTCACCCTCGCTGAACGACGGTAAGAACGCTTCGCCATCGACCTGGACGCGCACGTCGAGGCCGAACAGCGTGTTATCCCGACCGTCGAACGACGATTCGGGAATCGTCCGAATCCCCTCGAGCGGGGACGCGTACGTACGGTAGACGGCGATTTTCTCCTTGCCGTAGTTCATCGTCCGCTGCTCGGAATCGTCCGCAGTACGACTCGCTGATCGCTTCTGATTAACCGTCATTGTCTGTCTGGACCATCTGGATCAGCATACAAAAACACTGGTATTCGTACAACATTGGGGGGATAATACGCGATAAACGGAGGAGAATATCAACTGGGGGCCGCTGAAGCTGTAATTCAGCACAGCTCGAGAATGACGGTTCTACGCCAGCCGTCGGTACCGAGCGGACCAGTCGGCGGCTGCCATCACGTGGGAAACCGATCTTCGAGCCGGAACCGGGCGATCGTGTGTACTTCCGCCAGCGCCGTCCGGAACTCGTCGGCTTCCGAGTGTTCAACTCGCCGTTCCATCGCCTCCCGGATCGTCTCTGGTGATTCGTCCCTGACGGCCATGATGAACGGGAACCCGAACGTCTCGAGGTAGCGTTCGTTCAGTCGTTGGAAGGCCTCGTACATCTCGGGGGAAAGCTGGTCGAGACCGGCAGCGGCCTGTTCCTCCGCGGATGATTCCGTAATCCTGGTCTGGTCGCCGAGATCCGGATGCGCTCGGAGCAGTTCCAGTTTCTTTTCCCGCGATGCGTCGTCGACCGCGTGTTTCATCGCGTCTCGTAGCTCCGCGAGCGACGCGAACGGTCGTTCCGAGCGGACCCGCTCAGCGACCCAGGGGGAGTGCTCGTATATGTCGTCCAACTCGTCGACGAACGCCGCTTCATCGAGGTGATTGATCTCGTCGATCGTGAGGTCGGCCATCGCCGGTTGTTGTTCGCACTGCCGATGACTTAAACTGTTGCCTTCGTGCAATACAGAATCTCACACGCTCCAGTCGGGGACGTTCCGTTCGATGAACTCCCCGTGACCGGGGTCGGCCGCGATCTCGCCGTCCTCAGCGACCACTGCTCCCCGGACGAGCGTCTTCGTGACTCGTCCCGTCACCTCCCGTCCCTCGTAAATCGAGTAATCCGCCTTAGATGCGTTGTCTTCGGCAGTGATCGTGTCTGTTGCTTCGGGGTCGAACAGGACGATATCGGCGTCCGTTCCCGGGTCGAGGGTCCCCTTGTTCGGGAGTCCGAACGTTTCCGCCGGATTGGTGCTCATGACGCGGACGAGAAACGGGTAGCTCAGCCCTCGCTCGTTGATCGCCTCGTCGTGAAACACCGGCAGGCTCACCTGCACACCGTTCGCGCCGTAGGGCCCCTCCCACCACGGCTGGTTCTCCTTGCTCGACCGCAGCTGGGCGACGTGGTCCGTCGAGATGACGCTCAGCACACCACGGCGGAGCGACTCGAACATCGCTTCGACATCGTCCGGCGTCCGGATCGGCGGCGCGATTTTCGGGAGATTACCGAGCCTCGAGTAAATCGACGCATCGAGCGTCGTATAATGCGTACAGGTCTCCGCCCGGACGCGAGAGCCGTCGTCCTGAAACCGGGCGATCGCATCGACCGCTTCGCGGCAGCTCGTATGAAAGCCGTAGTACTTCGCTCCGGCCTCGGTGGCGAGCCGGACTGCGTCTTCGGCGGCCATCGCCTCCGCGTAGTCCGGTCGAGACTGTGGATACTCTTCGGGAGCCGCCTTTCCGGCCGCCCGTAACTCGGCCGCGAGGGATCGACAGACCGAGTCGTCTTCCGTGTGGACCACGCCGACAGCTCCGTGATCCGCGAGCACGTCGAACACCCGCCGCAGATAGCCGCTCGAGACGCCGAAGTCGTAGGCCGTGTACATTTTGAACGATGTCACACCGGCATCAATGAGGTCTGGAATTTCCTCGAAGAGATCGTCTCCCTCGCGGAGGATGCCGCCGTGGAGTCCGAAGTCGACGAGCGCCTCCCGTTGATTGGCACGCTTTCGTTGGAGCCCGTCAGTGATCGGGGCCGGTTCGTCCCACGGGCTCTCTTCGCTCTCGTAGGCTTGCCACGCGAAATCGATGACGGTGGTGACGCCGCCCAGTGCGGCCGCGCTCGTGGCGGTCCGATAGCTATCGATCGAGACGTGGTCGTCGATGTGGACGTGTGGATCGACGATCCCGGGCATAACTAACTGGTCCGTTGCGTCGATTCGGACGTCTCCCTCGGGGAGATTTCCCTCCTCGCCGACGCCGACGATGGTCCCGTCGTTGATGGCGACCGCGGCGTCGAACGTCGACGAGGCAGTAACGACGGTACCGCCCGCGATGACTGTATCGACCGACATGCGCTACCGGTACTGTCCCGAAGAAATTATAGATACCGATCACTCTCCACTCGAGCCGAAATCCGCCGGTCGATGTGCTCGGCGAAACCGCAACGATACCGGGGAACCGGAATACGGAGCCACTCTGTTATTTGTCATCCTTCCGGAGTTCGAACCCCACAAATGTTTAGATACTGGGGTGAAATGTCTGAGTATGGTACCTTTCGAAGGAACCAACGGCAGGACTCTCGGTTCTGTCAGGACAGGCGGTTGCAGACGGAGCACAGCGAGGTCGAACCGATGACTGAGACGCTCGTCACGAACGGACGGATCATCACCCAGAACGCCGATCGAGAACTGATCTCGGACGGGGCAATCCTCCTCAGAGACGACGTGATCGCTGCCGTCGGGCCGGCAGCCGAACTGGAAGCCGAGTACGACTCCGAACGACGCATCGACGCCGACGGCGGAACCATCATCCCGGGGCTGATCAATGCACACACCCACGTTTCCGACATCATTCTCCGGGGCGCGTACAGCGCGGATCGAGGGCTGTACGATTGGCTGTACAACGTCAAGCGCCCGGCCTGCATCGCGATGGAGTCGGAGGACCACGCCGCTGCCGCGGCGCTGTACTGCCTCGAGGCCATCCAGTCCGGCGTGACGACGTTCGTCGAAAACGATACGGAGATCATCTGGGACGGTCGGGCGGAGATCGAAGCCAAACTCGATGTCTACGAAGAGTCGGGGATCAGAAACGTCTACGGCGCTGGCTTCGCGGACGATCCCCCCGACGGGGAATTCGAGGCGCTGCTTACGGATATCATGGGCCGCGAGCCGTCGGTGGAGCATCCGCCTGCGGATCGTCTGACTGTCGAGACGGAGACCGCCCTGCACGAGGTGGAGTCGCTGCTGGAGGACCATCACGGTCGTGCTGACGGCCGCCAGTCGGTCTGGCCCGCTCCCATCGTCGTCGAAACCACGACGACGCAGGGCTTTCAGGGGGCCGCTCGACTCGCAGAGGAGTACGACGTGATGACGACGGCCCACGTCGCGGAGGCCGAGGCGCAGACGCGCGGACCGGCGCTGTCCAGTATCGAGTATCTCCGAAACATTGGCTATCTCGGCGACCGTACCCTGCTGGGCCACTGCGTTCAGATCGATAGTGCCGACGTGCGGATCCTGGCCGAGTCGAACACCGCCGTCGCCCACAATTTCTTCGCCAACATGCGGCTGGCCACCGGGTTCGCGCCGATCACAGACCTGCTCGACCACGGCGCGACCGTCGGTCTCGGGACGGACAACGCGAACCTCAGCGACACGGTCAACCCGCTGAACGATCTCCGGGCGGTCTTTGCGGCCCACAAGGGTTTTCACCGGGACGCGAGCGTCCTCGACGCGGCGACGGCGTTTGACATGGTCACCATCGACGGCGCACGCGCCATCGGCCGCGAGGACGACCTCGGCTCGATCGAGGTGGGCAAACAGGCCGACCTCGCGATCGTCGATATGGACCAGCCACATCTCACCCCGGCCCCGGATCCGGTGTTCGCACTGGTGGCCGGCGCGCAGGGCTTCGAGGTGGAGACGCTGCTGTGTGCGGGGGAGGTCGTCATGTCCGACCGCGAGGTACAGACGCTCGGGGAGACGAACGAACTACTGGACGATGCAACCGCGGCCGCCGAGACTGTCGTCGAACGAGTCGGCATTGAGTGAGAGCGGCCGAACTTACGAATCCACTGCAGGCGATACAGACGCACGTTCGAGCGCCTGCTGGCAGTACGACCGGACGAGACCGAGCCGATGGCGTCCGTCGGCCACCTCGTTCGCCACCAGCGTCCCGGGATCGACATCGCGGAGTGCAGCGTCGGCGGCCCGCGCTCGCCGCTCGTCATCGAGTGTTCCGCCGGCGAGCGTCTCCTCGACCCGCGGGAGACGAATCGGATACGGCTTCGCGCCGTTGACCGCGACCCGTGCCGACTCGACGAGACCGCCGTCGGTTTCGAGTCGGGCAGCGACGCTCACGATCGCGTAGCCGGAGTATTCCGAGGTCCGGATGTACCCGCTCCGAGCCCCGTCAGGGATGGCGATTTCGGTGAGCAATTCGTCGGGTTCGATAGCGGTTTCATCGGGTCCGCAAAACCACTCCTCGGCGTCGATCCGGCGGCGGCCGTTCGGCCCGCGGACGACGATCGTGCCGCCGAGAGCGAGAACGGCGGCCGGAGCGTCGTACTTCGGATCGGCAACCACGAGGTTGCCACCGATTGTTCCCTGGTGTTTCGCCTGATAGTCGCCCACGGAGTCGGTCGCCTCTGCGAGTGCGCGGGCGTGATCGCGGACGGTCGCGGACGCGGCGATCCGGTCGTGAGTCGTCAGCGCGCCGATACGAGTTCCCCCGTCCTGCCGGGAGATCCCGCGGAGCGCGTCGATACCGCTGATATCGACGAGCCGATCCGGCGTCTCGATCCCGTCTTTCAAACGTGGGACGAGCGAATAGCCGCCGGCCACGATCCGCGTCTCGGAGTCGCCGGCGAGCAGTTCGAGCACCGCGTCGACGCTCTCGGCCTCGACGTACTCGACCGGGAGTTGGTTCGACATCTAGCTCCCCTCTTGGAGTCCGTCCCAGATCGACGCGGCAGTGATCGGGAGCTCGGTGATTCGAACCCCGACGGCGTCGTCGACGGCGTTTGCGACGGCCGGAGACGGGCCGAGGATCGACACCTCCCCGACGCTTTTCGCGCCGTAGGGCCCCGTCGGCTCGTAGGTCTCGACGATCTCTGTCTCGATCTCCGGCAAATCCGGCGCGTGCATCACCTCGTAATCTCGGAGCCCGCGGATATCCGGCCGGCCGTCCTCGTCGAAGGGCAGCGTCTCCGAGAGAGTCTGTCCGAGTCCCATGACCGCGCCGCCGACGATCTGGCCGCGCACGTTCGCGGGGTTGAGAGCCTGTCCGCAGTCGACGGCGTTGACCAGTCGCAAGACCTCGAACTCGCCAGTTTGCGTGTCGACTTCGACCTCGGCGAACTGCGCAGCGAACGGTTTTGGCGACAGTGCCGTGAAGTGTTCGCCGGTGCCGATGAGCCGGCGTTTCGGCCCCCGAACGCCCTCGAAGGCTTCAGCGGCGAACGCTCCGAGCGTCATCGACGTTCCGTCTGGGAACGAGACGTTCCCGTCAGCCAACTCGACGGACTCAGGATCCGTCTCGTGCCACTCGGCCGCGAGTTCCCGGACCT from Natrinema versiforme harbors:
- a CDS encoding BMP family ABC transporter substrate-binding protein, whose product is MSRRQLLASTGVTGLGMAAGCLSEDSSSDAGLSAAWIYFAEADDQGWTSSHDAGRQATADELNDFEGDYVESVDASDVEQTASQFAEDGFDVVFGLSASFTDPMAAASEEYPDTAFEVASGIDTGENYGAFHEKLYHARYLVGYAAGMLTENDNIGYVAANPVSTVYQEINGFASGVADANGDATVYVRWTNSWYDPATEGENAQALIDDEDVDVMAQHQDSPSVLETAAENDIWASGYAESAPDAAGDNYLMTPVFNWEVVYMQIIEQVRAGEWEAGYTFPGIADGAVDISDPGPEVPDEVVEEVTSIKEDMESGDADEIVWSDTPYEDWSEEEVLFDSSSFEMDNIDGQEL
- a CDS encoding ABC transporter permease; this encodes MSIIAGTLESTVRLATPLLLAAMGEVIAERSGVLNLGVEGMMLAGALAGFAGAISTGSLWLGFAIGMVAGAALALLHAVLCISLKADQVISGIMLTLLGTGVTTYFGRAWVGRNVDGFDQIPLPLLSDIPVVGQAFFSVTALDYLSLSLVPVIWYLLFRTNVGSEITAVGEDPETADTAGVPVFRIQYACVLLGGALAGGAGAQLSLAFTNFWGVEMTAGRGWIAVALVIFAQWHIWRLLVGAYLFAAIDALSFRSGAVRDAVLSGIDIAAVESAVDFLLNPQVMNTYPYIMTVVVLWYVMRQGNLNELGGPSALVDAYSREQD
- a CDS encoding ABC transporter permease, yielding MTPAIEVESRESTPRWLDYGAPVLTILAALFVAAIPLLWIGANPILVYEQIFLDSLLDLGGIADILTTATPLFLAGLAVYIPLKAGLWNIGAEGQLYVGAIVGTYIGLNYGVPSYVLLVLMMLASGLAAALYGAIPGYLRAEHDVNEIISSLMLTFAATTFTGYLLRGPLQGRGGQTATDRLPDAAELPTVLHPRLHVGVGILAIAAVLGTLLLTRTRLGYEITFIGSNPAAAKQAGISSYKIYILVFLIGGFLAGLAGIIEIAGVHGRLFESFSPGYGFTAVAVALLGRNGVFRVLLAALFFGVLTAGGTTVAITMDVPNALVDVIVALTILFLLTAEFITDYRLAVTFGSKPDSGSEPSVEGSA
- a CDS encoding ABC transporter ATP-binding protein → MSEEQTILELEGVTKEFGDIVANDGIDLSVRRGEVHGLLGENGAGKSTLMNILYGLYSPTSGTITFEGTPRSFDSPNDAIDAGIGMVHQHFMLVARMTVLENIVLGERETKSTGGVLSPIKRLFGRERDGPRERVEELAAEYGLTVDPDANVWELDIGERQRVEILKALYRDIDLLILDEPTAVLTPNEAEQLFETIDTLVSEGLTVIFITHKLWEVEEMADRVTVLRDGEKIETIDADTVSQRDLAEKMVGREVLFRLDTEPVAVGEPVLEAEGLRARDDRGVSVLSGVDLTVREGEVVGIAGVSGNGQRELAECLIGDRSVQTGRISVNGTDLTGQSPRAFIDAGVSFVPGDRYKHGCAEQLSVMHNAGSKVYRNGELSGDSALLDYDEMETYANQLVEEFDVRGVENVRETAAGDLSGGNLQKLILAREMHRKPDLLVANQPTRGVDVGAIERIRELMLEQRTDGTGVVLISEDLDELLDMSDRILVMYDGQFVFETTPEETDKWELGMYMSTGAKPDGTERTQRTEGLK
- the uraH gene encoding hydroxyisourate hydrolase, whose amino-acid sequence is MSAELTTHVLDTGREGPAPGVEVTLQRLDESSEAEQLAQGVTNDDGRLTEPLLTSEEMEAGTYQLLFDVGEYYRSVDDESSFLDTVPVRFVIAEPDEHYHVPLLLSPGGYTTYRGS
- the pucL gene encoding factor-independent urate hydroxylase translates to MTVNQKRSASRTADDSEQRTMNYGKEKIAVYRTYASPLEGIRTIPESSFDGRDNTLFGLDVRVQVDGEAFLPSFSEGDNSTVVATDSMKNFVLHQAGEYEGATIEGFLEFVGSQFLDTYSQMESIQLSADEIPFEERDVPSEDGFEDSGLVFRQSHNESGFGEIYLERSEDGPVIADHISGVTDIELVKVKGSSFTDYVQDEYTTLPEREDRALHITLDIFWTYAESADALGTDPERYVPAEQVRDIAQVVFHEVDSNSIQDLIYQIGLRVLERFPQLESVSFEANNRTWIQERDLDGDAKVLKEPPRPTGFQQFSMDHSDLEEMSE
- the uraD gene encoding 2-oxo-4-hydroxy-4-carboxy-5-ureidoimidazoline decarboxylase; its protein translation is MADLTIDEINHLDEAAFVDELDDIYEHSPWVAERVRSERPFASLAELRDAMKHAVDDASREKKLELLRAHPDLGDQTRITESSAEEQAAAGLDQLSPEMYEAFQRLNERYLETFGFPFIMAVRDESPETIREAMERRVEHSEADEFRTALAEVHTIARFRLEDRFPT